One Thermithiobacillus tepidarius DSM 3134 genomic window carries:
- a CDS encoding peroxiredoxin, whose product MNDTALQTGAAAPDFTLPAHDGRQIRLADLRGRKIVLYFYPKDDTPGCTTEGRDFAALYPEFQGADAEVLGISRDTIQSHCKFAEKYGFPFPLLADVDETACRAYDVIKEKNMYGKKVMGIERSTFVIDRDGRLAHVERKVKVDGHAAAMLDLVKRLP is encoded by the coding sequence ATGAACGACACCGCTTTGCAAACCGGCGCCGCCGCACCGGATTTCACCTTGCCCGCCCATGACGGGCGCCAGATCCGCCTTGCCGACCTGCGCGGCCGGAAGATAGTGCTGTACTTCTATCCCAAGGACGACACCCCCGGCTGCACCACCGAAGGGCGCGATTTCGCCGCCTTGTACCCGGAGTTCCAAGGCGCCGACGCCGAGGTGCTGGGCATCTCCCGCGACACCATCCAGTCCCACTGCAAGTTCGCTGAAAAATACGGCTTCCCCTTTCCGCTCCTGGCTGACGTCGACGAAACCGCATGCCGCGCCTACGACGTGATCAAGGAAAAGAACATGTACGGCAAAAAGGTCATGGGCATCGAGCGCAGCACCTTCGTCATCGACCGCGACGGCCGCCTGGCCCACGTGGAGCGCAAGGTCAAGGTGGATGGCCACGCCGCCGCCATGCTGGATCTCGTCAAGCGGCTTCCCTAG
- a CDS encoding PhoH family protein — protein MQSDSPDASRKRLYVLDTNVLMHDPSALFRFQEHDILLPMVVLEELDAHKKGLTETARNVRQVSRYLDELLGSTADIDTGLPLPHAEGRLYFQTIAHTHTLPSNMAGGKVDNQILAITLDLREQHPDRDVILVSKDINLRIKGRTLGLRVEDYTTDQALEDADLLYTGVCAVPADFWENHEKEVAAWREEGRTFYRITGPLTRQWHPNQFLYLEDDPDFNFIVREVEPNAAIIERARDYTQSRHSVWGINARNREQNFALNMLMDPEIDFVSILGQAGTGKTLLTLAAALHQIMDEKRYNEIIITRATVPVGEDIGYLPGTEEEKMMPWMGALEDNLEILGQSGDGGVWGRQATQDLLSKRIRVKSLSFMRGRTFLNKFVIIDEAQNLTPKQMKTLVTRAGPETKIVCLGNIAQIDTPYLTETTSGLTYVVDRFKDWPHSGHITLRRGERSRLADYASEAL, from the coding sequence ATGCAATCCGACTCCCCCGACGCCAGCCGCAAAAGACTCTACGTCCTGGACACCAACGTGCTGATGCACGATCCGAGCGCCCTGTTCCGCTTTCAGGAGCACGACATCCTGCTGCCCATGGTGGTCCTGGAGGAGCTGGATGCCCACAAGAAGGGCCTGACCGAAACCGCCCGCAACGTGCGTCAGGTCAGCCGCTATCTCGACGAACTCCTGGGCAGCACGGCCGACATCGACACCGGCCTGCCCCTGCCCCATGCCGAGGGCCGGCTCTACTTTCAGACCATCGCCCACACCCACACACTGCCGAGCAACATGGCCGGCGGCAAGGTGGACAACCAGATCCTGGCCATCACGCTGGATTTGCGCGAGCAGCATCCCGACCGTGACGTGATCCTGGTCAGCAAGGACATCAACCTGCGCATCAAGGGCCGCACCCTGGGCCTGCGGGTGGAGGACTACACCACCGACCAGGCTCTGGAGGACGCCGACCTGCTCTACACGGGCGTGTGCGCCGTGCCGGCCGACTTCTGGGAAAACCACGAGAAGGAAGTGGCCGCCTGGCGCGAGGAAGGCCGCACCTTCTATCGCATCACCGGACCGCTGACCCGGCAGTGGCATCCCAATCAGTTCCTCTACCTGGAGGACGACCCGGACTTCAACTTCATCGTCCGCGAGGTGGAGCCCAACGCCGCCATCATCGAGCGCGCCCGGGATTACACCCAGAGCCGCCACAGCGTGTGGGGCATCAACGCCCGCAACCGGGAGCAGAATTTCGCCCTGAACATGCTCATGGATCCGGAGATCGACTTCGTGTCCATCCTCGGCCAGGCCGGCACCGGCAAGACCCTGCTGACCCTGGCCGCGGCTCTGCACCAGATCATGGACGAGAAGCGCTACAACGAGATCATCATCACCCGCGCCACCGTGCCGGTGGGCGAGGACATCGGCTACCTGCCCGGCACCGAGGAGGAAAAGATGATGCCGTGGATGGGCGCGCTGGAGGACAACCTGGAGATCCTGGGGCAGAGCGGCGACGGCGGGGTCTGGGGTCGGCAGGCTACTCAGGACCTGCTGAGCAAGCGCATCCGGGTCAAGTCCCTGAGCTTCATGCGCGGGCGCACCTTCCTGAACAAGTTCGTCATCATCGACGAGGCCCAGAATCTGACTCCCAAGCAGATGAAGACCCTGGTCACCCGCGCCGGCCCGGAAACCAAGATCGTCTGCCTGGGCAACATCGCCCAGATCGATACGCCTTACCTGACGGAAACCACCTCGGGCCTGACCTACGTGGTGGACCGCTTCAAGGACTGGCCCCACAGCGGCCACATCACCCTGCGCCGCGGCGAACGCTCGCGCCTGGCGGACTACGCGTCGGAGGCGCTGTAG